The following proteins are co-located in the Vigna unguiculata cultivar IT97K-499-35 chromosome 9, ASM411807v1, whole genome shotgun sequence genome:
- the LOC114196029 gene encoding GEM-like protein 1, with protein sequence MSAEAPTQTQTQASATKPHETQTQTVDTKHEESQSAPQPHTADYAPYPKLDPDDVVPPPLQQQEVPLNTESRAPISGDAATTMPKDSNPYVTPAPVAASSTKTTLDSVKDVLGKWGKKAAEATKKAEDLAGNMWQHLKTGPSFADAAVGRIAQGTKVLAEGGYEKIFRQTFETVPEEQLLKTYACYLSTSAGPVMGVLYLSTAKLAFCSDNPLSYQMGEQTQWSYYKVVIPLHQLRAVNASTSRTNSSEKYIQIISVDNHEFWFMGFVHYDSAVKNIQGALQPQ encoded by the exons ATGAGTGCCGAAGCCCccacccaaacccaaacccaagCCTCCGCCACCAAACCTCACGAAACCCAAACTCAAACCGTCGACACAAAACATGAAGAATCCCAATCCGCACCTCAGCCTCACACTGCTGATTATGCTCCGTACCCTAAACTGGACCCAGACGACGTCGTGCCACCTCCTCTTCAACAACAAGAAGTACCCCTCAATACTGAATCTCGTGCCCCAATCTCCGGCGATGCTGCCACCACCATGCCCAAAGACTCCAATCCCTATGTCACTCCTGCTCCCGTTGCCGCTTCTTCTACTAAGA CGACTTTAGATTCCGTGAAGGACGTTCTCGGCAAATGGGGCAAGAAAGCCGCCGAGGCCACCAAAAAGGCGGAGGATCTCGCCGGCAACATGTGGCAGCACT TGAAAACGGGTCCAAGTTTTGCGGATGCAGCTGTGGGGAGGATTGCTCAGGGAACTAAAGTTCTTGCAGAAGGAGGGTATGAGAAGATCTTTAGGCAAACTTTTGAGACAGTTCCTGAGGAGCAGCTTCTGAAAACGTATGCATGCTACTTGTCTACTTCGGCTGGACCTGTGATGGGAGTATTGTATTTGTCAACAGCGAAACTGGCGTTTTGTAGTGATAACCCACTTTCTTACCAAATGGGTGAACAGACTCAATGGAGCTATTATAAG GTGGTTATTCCATTGCATCAACTGAGAGCAGTGAACGCTTCAACAAGCAGAACCAACTCGTCTGAAAAATATATTCAGATTATCTCTGTTGACAACCATGAATTTTGGTTTATGGGGTTTGTGCACTATGACAGCGCTGTTAAAAATATTCAAGGAGCATTGCAGCCTCAGTGA